A genomic segment from Triticum dicoccoides isolate Atlit2015 ecotype Zavitan chromosome 1A, WEW_v2.0, whole genome shotgun sequence encodes:
- the LOC119357475 gene encoding uncharacterized protein LOC119357475 produces MDDEGGITQEGDELDDDMTLADAQARSAYVFKPRQPRRWYTPNDYDNRGNPKVVVGTSRMASLDDEAEEEAEAEAEAEEEVHEEDPRAPKKKKLACRRATRNTRGRH; encoded by the exons atggatgatgagggtgggatcacccaagag ggcgatgagcttgatgatgacatgactttggcGGACGCTCAAGCTCGGTCCGCATATGTGTTCAAGCCTAGGCAGCCCAGACGCTGGTACACGCCCAACGACTATGACAATAGAGGAaacccaaaggtggtcgtagggacctcgcggatggctagcttggatgatgaggcggaggaggaggcggaggcggaggcggaggcggaggaggaagtgcacgaagaggatcctcgtgctcctaagaagaagaagcttgCCTGCAGGCGTGCCACCAGGAACACGCGCGGAAGGCATTAG